In Gimesia panareensis, the genomic window ACGATGATCCACAGAACCTGGAAGAGGAATTTGCCGATGTGCTGGCCTGGCTGGCGACCATGGCGAATGTGGCGGGCGTGGATCTGGAACGGGCCATCAGCCGAAAATATGTGCAGGGATGTCCCCGGTGCAATCAGGCCGTGTGTACTTGTGATCTCTCCTGGAAGCCCTAAAACGTAAAAAACGTAAATGTGAATATCGTCAGGATTTGGGGCATAAACATTGACACTGCTTTATATCTGAATTTAGACTGGAAGCATGCGGGGAAGTTACGGCTTCTTTCTCCTTTCAGCAATATTCTCTCATCTCAGATTGCTATCGCATCAATATGGATCATCATTGCGCCGATATCAGACGGATTACAGCATTTCACCAGGTCAGACGGACCTGTGTGTGGAGCCTGATTGCCGTCATTTCCCTGGGTGTTTTCGCCGACCGCGTTTCTGCGCAGCCTCCCCAGGCCGAAATTGATGCTGCCATCAAACGGGGCGTCGCCTTCCTGAAAAAGAAGGAAAACTATGGCCGTTCGGGGATGAATGCTTTCGTCGCCTATACGCTGCTCAAAACGGGAGAATCTCCCGATTCCCCCTATCTGCAGAACTGTCTGAAAAACATCATGGCAGATCACAGTCAGAAGAACGACAAAGGGGAAACCGTTTACCAACCGGGGGGAGATTACAACTATACTGCCGGCGTGCAGCTGATGGTGTTCG contains:
- a CDS encoding MazG nucleotide pyrophosphohydrolase domain-containing protein, producing the protein MFFEKDQSRGLEGTFMWFMEEVGELSSALRENDDPQNLEEEFADVLAWLATMANVAGVDLERAISRKYVQGCPRCNQAVCTCDLSWKP